The segment CCCAAGTTATATACAATACAAATCATCACACCCTTAACTTAAGGGGAAAGTTTACATAAGATCACACAAATTTTCACCTGGAGAAAGCAAACAGCATGAGAACTGTTACTGCTTGAACTCATAACCTTAGGCCAATATTTAACACTCACGTCTACAAACGAACGGAATTACTATGCATTTGCAAACACAATTGTGTTTGTCTACTTACTGTTGTTGCCACGAAATCCAGACGCATGCAACTTGTACTTTTCCCCCTCTTCCTTGATGTGAAAATTCCTATAACAAGCGTGGTATGTAGTCCCACTGTTGCCCACAAGATCGATCCGAAGTCTTTGTTTGCGGTCCTCCTTTGTCAGGTTATGCAActtttcatttccaagccaaaacTCATGATCCAGCTGTCCAAACCCATCTTTATAGCTGGTCCAGTTACGATTGAAATCGACAGAACCGTTCACACGACGCCGCTGAAAAacctttacaaaaaaacaaacaagcaagaACAAAATTAAAGgattacaaaaacaaagatataaaaGTGATTAAAGATCAACAATAAGGATTTATACGTAGACATTCACGGTGTATTACAGCGGCAGATGTAGGATTTTACAAAGGAGGGGTGTGGCCCTGGGGTCCTTGAAGCCAACTCCCATGTTAGGGGTGTGGCTCCTTCCTCTGAGAACAAAAAGTACAATTTTAGACCTAGAATGTTGCATTTTGAGGCTATAAATTATGTGTACACACATTTACTGATTGTGTGTTTTTATGGAATTGAAAAGGAGTGTGGTGTAGAGCCCCATATGCCCTGGATCCACACCTGTATTGAAACTATCTACTGTACTTATTCACCAGACTCCTTAAAAATGTTTCAGGATATTAGCATGCGAGATATGTTAGCAACGATATACCAACAGCCATAGAACTAACGATGAATCATTTAAGGCAGGACTTGTGGCATAactttagtcttgatatgtcatagtccaaCAACAATGATACCTTGGGTGCTCCGTAGTGTTTGTATAGCTGTTAGGTTTCTAGAAATGCAGCTCTAAAATTGGTCACGTCTGCAATGCTCCTTTACGGATGCTCCTAAATGGTTGATAACGTCGGCTCCTCAGTTCAGGCCCAACATTTTAAAGTAAAGCcattgtttttataattgtttacaattatctcaaccaaaaatgtgtttttatttgcaagtgaacaacagagcacccttacTTAACCTCCTTTCTCCAAACAATTGAAGAAATCGCAGTAATTTGTTAACCGAATGCAAAAGCAGCTAGCCAGTTTATACCTTAAATATCCCTCCCGATTTCATGTGAACAACAGAGCAACATTTGACGACATTCAACATCATTTCTGCTTGACATATTTGTCATGAGTAGACAATATCTGAGCCTGTTGCTCACAAATTCAATCCGGTGGCAAGGTTGTAagattttaataaataattatcaaagcaacttttctgattccATGAAATGCAATTGATATCCTAGATTCATTATCAAATTCTCATACCAATGCAGTCCATTACCATTTTTagtcaaatttaaattcaagtGATGAAAGCAATATTGTAAACAATCCCATTTCTTATTTTCGTTTggttattatataatattccaaaaaaaaaggcttttggGTACATGTTTAGGATTCGAATGGAAATACAAATGGAAAAACTACTGATAACTTGTAAAGTATCGCTCAGTTTaagtaaaaaatattgatatacaGGGAGCGCTCGTTTGATGAATCGCAATGTTAGTTTAAGGTTATACGCCATACTTTTGACGAAATCGCCGGATTAGTAGCCGAATGCAAAAGTTGCTAGCTAGACTATATATACCTTAAATTTCCCTCCCAGCTCGCCGGTTGAAATGTTGGCATTTCAACACCTTCCTCAACCCACAGAGTTCTTCCCTGTACAAGGTAGTATAGATGGAAATCAGGGTACAGTAAATAACAATGGTTGTAAACCTTCTAGATACTTACAGTCCAGCCACGTCCTTTGCATGAGTTCCAGTTCGGAACAGTAAGATTCTTCATATCGCAATAAGCTTCAAAAGGGCCTTCAGTCCAACCATTAGGTGTGATTTTGTATATGCCATTCTTATTGCACCCAGCTTTGTAGATTGCTCTACAGTCTGTCAGGCTACCATCAATAATGCTCATACTCTggaattaaaatgaaaacaaagcttAGTTTGCGATTTATGATAATGGAGATATTAATTCACTGAACACATAAGGGATATATATACAAGAAGAGGTATGGGAATTAGAGGAATAGGAACTCGAAAAGAGAGCAATTCCGCAATTGTTTGAAGATTTTCTTGCTTGATTTTGTTACTAACATACCTTTCTTATAAATTAAGGGCAAATTGGCAATGGTTGGGTTTCACTTTCAGttgatttattattttgaaCCACCATACTACAACAAAGGGGAGCATGAGGTGGCGATTAGTGttgatttattattttgagCCACCCTACTACAACAAAGGGGAGCAGAAAGATACAAGATGAGGAGGTATTAgtgttaatttattattttgagcCACCCTACTACAACAAAGGGGAGCAGAAAGATACAAGATAAGGAGGCGATTAGTGTGTAAGTAGAGAAGATCTTTGACACTTTTGTTACAGGTTGTATCTGCAGCCATGCATCCATGGTATGTAACTCTTGTCATGCAACTAGTCTACCTGCCTTTGTATTTTATGCTTGCTTTAAATGTTGGCCcttttgtatctgttttgtatgtGCCATTTAAATGGTAAGAAAAGAGGGCAGAGAGGAAAAGGTGGTGGTTGGAATGTAATAAACGGAGAGTAACCCTCAGTTTGATATATAACTTCTCGTATAACCCCGAACACATAACGTACGGTGAAGGTGCCGGGCCGAGCTTTTTCTGAAACAGATCACCAAGAATACTTATATTCCACGAAGGTGTTAAAGCCAGCACCCTGTTAATGTTATACATGTTGTGAAAGATTTCAGGAGAACGTCCAAAGGTAGTACAGTAGTTCTGTTATGACGTATGACCTGTAATTTCTAGTTTAGTTAATCATTTTCCGAGAAACGTAAAGGACTTACATCAACCCGGAAAGGATTTGGGGAACACTTTGTTGAAAGCAAGATCACCTATTTACCGTTGGATTTCCGGAGACATGTGGTTCCTCTTAATATGTTCTGCGATATGTAGGTGATTGTAAATAGTACATTATTGGTGAAATGACTTGATAAATACCTTTTACAACAGACATTATAACAGATACTTCCAAGTTTACacaataagtttaatattactAGAAAAACAGAATTTGTTGTTTCTGGAATATTAGGtgatgctgtatatatatagatgcacaattgaattgttaatttttacttttaaaacaaaactatcaatttctatattttttggTGTCGATAAACAGCCGGCAGATGGTGGAAGCAGAAGAAAGGAGGACAGGAGGTTGTCCGAATGACTTTCATGTTAAATATTCTAGAACAGTTTTATAACTTGATATTTAATTAGGCCAACACTAAAGGTTTACCGAGCATGCTTCATTATAGTTAGTTGTGGTTGCTTcagctttggtggtggttgctTCAGCTTcagctttggtggtggttgcttcagctttggtggtggttgcttcagctttggtggtggttgctccagctttggtggtggttgctccagctttggtggtggttgctccagctttggtggtggttgctccagctttggtggtggtggttgctccagctttggtggtggttgctccagctttggtggtggttgctccagctttggtggtggttgctccAACCTTGGTGGTGGTTGCTCcagctttggtggtggttgctccagctttggtggtggttgctccAGCTTTGGTGGTTACGCCAGCTTTGGAGGTTTCGCCAGCTTTGGTGGCGGGGCAAGCttgaaaaagaaggaaagaaaagcaAAGTAGTGAtgaaggggagaggagaggatcAGGTATGTACAATGGATGATATATAGCTAGTATGACTTGCTTTTATTAATCATATTCAATTTGTTGCCAAAACAAGAGTCCACTAACATTTACAAGCTACAGTATCCGTGAATAAATGAGTTTTTTCCGCAGTTTCAATATGACAATTAATTTCTTTCACAGTCATTGTTGTCATCAAAACTTAATCATTATTTTCCTATCTATTGGAAGCATTGTTTGTAAAAGGTAATAAAACTGTCTCTACTAAAGGCAAAGTTaagctctctctctctttatacaGTAGAaaaccattttatttttcatgaatCGGTGGCATGTACTTTACTGTAGTAGGTCGAGATATTAATCATTTTtctgattaatattcattttcctCCTCCTGTGTGATTAAAGGCCATTTTCACCTCTTTGTTTCCCTCAGTTAGGTTAGTTAAGTTAGGATTTGTATCAACAACCCTTATTATCCAATAGCTGAACAAGTAGATAAAAAACAATATGGTTGATCTATAGACACGGAACATGCAGTAGGCCTACAATTTAACGCCGCCTCTTAATGACACATGTTATACATATTCCAAATTAAGAGATTGGAGGGGGCTGGGGTGGGGAAGAGGAGGAATGGACTGTAAGATGGGATTGACATGATATGGATTTAAAGCTCACATTGTCTgcagttagaaaaaaaattgtgcaaaTAATTTATCACTTTTCATATACCTGTATATCAGTTTTTGACCGTCTTAGTTATTTTAAGATATTTAGAAGTGTTTACTTCTACCAGGGAGCTGCCATTTAGACTAAGGCCAACATCAACTTCAAGCAGTTGAACtaaagaaatttgaaaggaaacaGTAATGCAGAGAAGCAATGCCATCATGTCCCTGTCTATGGTGATTATGACGTCACTAAAACGTCTCAAAATTCAGTCTATACTCTACATGTatgacattttcatttcttgactGAATTTCTAAAGTATCTAAACATAGCTTGAGGATACTTGAAAGTAGCTGTTGGGTAATTTCAAAGATGTGTTAGAAATAGACAAATATTGACTATTTTCTATCCATATATAATCAGGCATTATCAGCTATATCACTTTAAGAAGTCCATTTCATTCAGACAGTTTGCAATTAGTCCCAATAGTTGACAACAGTAAAGTTTCTTAGCTCCTGTGTATATAGACTAGGATCGATACCCGTTTATATAAACACGTGGTAGTTTAAAGCTCACTTTGTTGGTCATTAATTTGGAAACCAATGTTCAGGCCTGCATGCGCCAGATTTCTAATATATATCTATTGCGTCATTTAAGTTATACAACAggccatggagctataaacagatctGTTTATTGCTCCATGAACAGACTAACGCATTTGTTTATTTCAGGCTGGTGATAGATAATGACATGCCGGCTAACAGAAAAGagaaatactgtatatacttcAGTTTGTTAGATATCGTATCTTAATGTACTGTTGTTAACTCTAGATTTGGTTATAGCGGAGGCTAGGCCGTTGCAGCCTCTTGGGGCCAAAGTCAAGTTTTTCCGCCAAAACCAAACAGGTTAGTATTGGTATTAAACCTGCAGTCAGTAATCCAAAGTGGCCCCATGTACTTCTTTTAAAGCACATTGATTATTCATCTAGAAATGATGTTCCGTTCTTTAAGAGAGGAGAGGGCAGAGCAGGGGGAAAGGGTAGGGTAGGGGAGGGTAGGAGAGGAGAGGGTAGGAAAGGAGAGGAGAGGAAAGAGGAaaagagaggagaggagaggagaggagaggagaggagaggagaggagaggagaggagaggagaggagaggagaggagaggagaggagaggagaggagaggagaggagaggagaggagaggagaggagaggagaggagaggagaggagaggagaggagaggagaggagaggagaggagaggagaggagaggagaggagaggagaggagaggagaggagaggagaggagaggagaggagaggagaggagaggagaggagaggagaggagaggagaggagaggagaggagaggagaggagaggagaggagaggagaggagaggagaggagaggagaggagaggagaggagaggagaggagaggagaggagaggagaggagaggagaggagaggagaggagaggagaggagaggagaggagaggagaggagaggagaggagaggaggagaggaggagaggaggagaggaggagaggaggagaggaggagaggaggagaggaggagaggaggagaggaggagaggaggagaggaggagaggaggagaggaggagaggaggagaggaggagaggaggagaggaggagaggaggagaggaggagaggaggagaggaggagaggaggagaggaggagaggaggagaggaggagaggaggagaggaggagaggaggagaggaggagaggaggagaggaggagaggaggaggaggagaggaggagaggaga is part of the Apostichopus japonicus isolate 1M-3 chromosome 11, ASM3797524v1, whole genome shotgun sequence genome and harbors:
- the LOC139976455 gene encoding uncharacterized protein yields the protein MNALDEIQLKVTSLTKEKGELHSESERLSTLVDSLNGRVRNMTKQVKQEQMINDGFRDFQEEESTVFGQPASSKMLLSHLLIISLVGVTINGQACPATKAGETSKAGVTTKAGATTTKAGATTTKAGATTTKVGATTTKAGATTTKAGATTTKAGATTTTKAGATTTKAGATTTKAGATTTKAGATTTKAEATTTKAEATTTKAEAEATTTKAEATTTNYNEACSVNL